The proteins below are encoded in one region of Neisseria macacae ATCC 33926:
- a CDS encoding porin, with protein sequence MKKILITLTAAALPFAASAEVVLYGQVKSTITSGQVKIKGNEGTEKSATATRINDNTSRIGFKGSEKLSDDLKAIWQVEQRTSILGESNSQRFGNRDSFIGLEGKFGKVRVGNMNNMLNEMDTIDPWLYKTNAMGLGINTRTGVRTTSVRYDSPSFGGFKFNASYAPRDNRNPDDKYKHEQPSKEQYTAGLTYENSGFTTNLAYGHYKGAYTDKNGKTKAAQIAKIESYYDKNNLFVGVGAQYTKGHESANKYLGYFTDDFNTYKGTDITADAGKNEAVKVTDAAVTVGYTFGNLTPRLTYAHGWAAKGVNSGEKLVDKFDQVVVGTSYKFSKRTSMLAHAGYMKLGSKTRLTPTQTGSVEQKAVSLGMVHKF encoded by the coding sequence ATGAAGAAAATATTGATTACTTTAACCGCAGCAGCCCTACCTTTTGCAGCATCCGCCGAAGTTGTCCTGTACGGACAAGTCAAAAGCACCATCACCTCCGGACAGGTGAAAATCAAAGGTAACGAAGGTACGGAAAAAAGCGCGACCGCGACCCGTATCAATGACAATACCTCGCGCATCGGCTTCAAAGGCAGCGAAAAACTCTCAGACGACCTCAAAGCCATCTGGCAGGTGGAACAGCGTACTTCCATTTTGGGCGAATCCAACAGCCAGCGTTTCGGCAACCGCGATTCCTTCATCGGCTTGGAAGGCAAGTTCGGTAAGGTCCGCGTCGGCAATATGAACAATATGCTCAACGAGATGGATACCATCGACCCGTGGTTGTATAAAACCAACGCGATGGGTTTGGGCATCAACACCCGCACCGGTGTGCGCACCACATCCGTGCGCTACGACAGCCCTTCGTTCGGCGGGTTCAAGTTCAATGCGTCCTACGCGCCGCGCGACAACCGCAATCCAGATGACAAATATAAGCACGAACAACCCAGCAAAGAGCAATATACCGCCGGTTTGACTTATGAAAACAGCGGTTTCACCACCAATCTTGCCTACGGCCATTACAAAGGTGCATACACCGACAAGAACGGTAAAACCAAAGCCGCGCAAATCGCTAAAATCGAGAGTTACTACGACAAAAACAACCTGTTTGTCGGCGTAGGTGCGCAATATACCAAAGGCCATGAAAGCGCAAATAAATATCTGGGTTACTTTACCGATGATTTCAATACGTACAAAGGCACTGACATTACTGCCGATGCCGGTAAAAATGAAGCCGTCAAAGTTACCGATGCAGCCGTTACCGTGGGTTATACCTTCGGCAACCTGACTCCTCGCCTCACTTACGCCCACGGCTGGGCGGCAAAAGGCGTGAATAGCGGCGAAAAACTGGTCGATAAATTCGACCAAGTTGTAGTTGGTACCTCCTACAAATTCAGCAAACGTACTTCGATGCTTGCTCATGCCGGCTATATGAAACTGGGCAGCAAAACCCGCCTGACGCCGACTCAAACAGGTTCTGTTGAACAAAAAGCCGTTTCTTTGGGCATGGTTCATAAGTTCTAA
- a CDS encoding polyamine ABC transporter substrate-binding protein — MKKISMAAALIGLVLTACSGGQQTAAESSAPSSHTASDKLNIYNWSDYVDPATLEAFEKNTHINVRYDYYDSNEALEAKLLTGKSGYDLVAPSIANVGRQIKAGAYQKIDKSQIPNYANIDADLLAMMAKVDPGNQYAVPYFWGINTLAINKKLVQKALGTEQLPENEWDLVFNPEYTKKLKSCGISYFDSAIEQIPLALHYLGKDPNTENPDDIKAAVNMMKKVRPDIKRFTSSGYIDDMAAGNLCVSVGYGGDLNIAKTRAQEAKNGVEIEVLAPKSGVGIWVDSLMIPRDAQNTANAHKYINHTLDPEVAAQNGNFVTYAPASRPARALMDAKYTGDASIFPTKELMDKSFIVSPKSTDASRLSVRLWQSLKAGK; from the coding sequence ATGAAAAAAATTTCAATGGCGGCGGCACTCATCGGCCTCGTCTTGACTGCATGTAGCGGCGGCCAACAAACCGCCGCAGAATCTTCCGCACCTTCTTCCCATACCGCCTCCGACAAGCTCAATATCTACAACTGGTCGGACTACGTCGACCCCGCCACGCTTGAAGCGTTCGAAAAAAATACGCATATCAACGTCCGCTACGACTACTACGACAGCAACGAAGCCCTCGAAGCCAAGCTTTTGACCGGCAAATCCGGTTACGACCTCGTTGCACCGTCCATTGCCAACGTCGGACGCCAAATCAAAGCCGGCGCGTATCAAAAAATCGACAAAAGCCAAATCCCGAACTACGCCAATATCGATGCCGACCTGCTTGCCATGATGGCAAAAGTCGATCCGGGCAACCAATACGCAGTCCCTTATTTCTGGGGCATCAACACGCTCGCCATCAACAAAAAACTGGTTCAAAAAGCCTTAGGGACGGAGCAATTGCCCGAAAACGAATGGGATTTGGTGTTCAATCCCGAATACACCAAAAAGCTGAAATCCTGCGGTATCAGCTATTTTGACAGCGCCATCGAACAAATCCCGCTCGCGCTGCATTATTTGGGCAAAGACCCGAATACCGAAAACCCCGACGACATCAAAGCCGCCGTCAACATGATGAAAAAAGTGCGTCCCGACATCAAACGCTTCACTTCGTCAGGCTATATTGACGATATGGCGGCGGGCAATCTTTGCGTTTCAGTCGGTTACGGCGGCGATTTGAACATCGCCAAAACACGCGCGCAAGAAGCGAAGAACGGCGTCGAAATCGAAGTGTTAGCACCCAAAAGCGGCGTCGGCATCTGGGTGGATTCCCTGATGATTCCGCGCGATGCCCAAAACACCGCCAATGCGCATAAATACATCAACCACACGCTCGATCCCGAAGTCGCGGCGCAAAACGGCAATTTCGTTACCTACGCCCCCGCCAGCCGCCCTGCCCGCGCATTGATGGACGCAAAATATACCGGCGATGCGTCTATCTTCCCGACCAAGGAATTGATGGATAAAAGTTTCATCGTATCGCCCAAATCAACAGATGCAAGCCGCCTGAGCGTCCGCCTGTGGCAATCGTTGAAAGCAGGCAAATAG
- a CDS encoding NosR/NirI family protein: protein MLAMFSVFVLLFSTLPAYAERLPDFLSKVQPSEIFPGADRYGKPEGKPMVARVYKGNEQLGLVYITTDVVNTRGYSSKPIDTMMALANDGTIAGAKLVDHHEPIMLIGIPQSRVDKFINKYIGLNFIKNPPTPGVAPGDIISGATVTLMVINDSIQRSFKVVAGKYGLGTDKAVQTTSANAADTQQAAAPAAQTRPRRAVNPDKQDIQSWNALLEQKAIGHLHITVDEINKLFEKGGKAGVAEHAEQGAGDDTFIDLYTAVVSQPSIGKSLLGEEGWKNLQNRLQPGQQAVLVAGEGRYSWKGSGYVRGGIFDRIEMIQGENSFRFTDAQHERLVDLAAEGAPHFKEVSWFTIPEGVEFDAAEPWRLQLMVQRVLSVNDKAFVTADLDYELPQGYYVDDPKAPPVEISAPVEPAAAPAADQASDTKGIAEEASEASSNDGASNQLWKQVWKAKQGQIAVVGIALTILLLVFLFQDWIVRYEKWYDRFRLVFLTFTLFYIGWYAQAQLSVVNTLTLFSAILTEFRWDFFLMDPIVFILWLFTAATMLLWNRGTFCGWLCPFGSLQELTNRIAKKLGVKQITVPHLLHTRLTAIKYVIFFALLAISLYDLGTAEKFAEVEPFKTAIILKFVREWWFVAFAVTLLVAGLFIERFFCRYLCPLGAGIALPGRFRVFDWLRRYKMCGNPCQICTHECPVQAIAPEGDIHPNECIQCLHCQVMYHHDTRCPQVVATNKKKQKQAAAKADPETASAKQQPGEQVVQFVKKETAPKAGE from the coding sequence ATGCTGGCGATGTTTTCCGTATTTGTCCTATTGTTTTCGACACTGCCCGCTTACGCCGAGCGTTTGCCTGACTTTTTGTCAAAAGTCCAGCCTTCGGAAATTTTTCCGGGTGCAGACCGTTATGGCAAGCCTGAAGGCAAGCCTATGGTTGCCCGTGTTTATAAGGGCAACGAGCAGTTGGGTTTGGTGTATATCACGACGGACGTGGTCAATACGCGCGGCTATTCGAGCAAACCGATTGATACGATGATGGCTTTGGCCAACGATGGAACGATCGCCGGAGCGAAGCTGGTCGATCACCATGAGCCGATTATGCTTATTGGTATCCCGCAATCGCGTGTGGATAAATTCATCAATAAGTATATCGGTTTGAATTTTATTAAAAATCCACCTACTCCGGGTGTTGCACCCGGGGACATCATCAGCGGCGCGACCGTTACGCTGATGGTGATTAACGACAGTATCCAGCGTTCGTTCAAAGTTGTTGCCGGTAAATATGGTTTGGGCACTGACAAAGCCGTTCAGACGACCTCCGCCAATGCTGCGGATACGCAACAGGCTGCTGCCCCTGCGGCACAAACCCGACCTCGCCGCGCTGTCAACCCTGACAAACAGGACATCCAATCTTGGAATGCGCTGCTGGAACAAAAAGCCATCGGTCATCTGCACATTACTGTTGATGAAATTAACAAGCTGTTTGAAAAAGGCGGCAAAGCAGGTGTTGCCGAACACGCCGAACAAGGCGCAGGCGACGATACCTTTATCGATTTGTACACAGCCGTAGTCAGCCAGCCTTCCATCGGCAAAAGCCTGCTGGGCGAGGAAGGTTGGAAAAACCTGCAAAACCGTCTGCAACCGGGTCAACAAGCTGTCTTGGTTGCCGGTGAAGGCCGTTATTCTTGGAAAGGTTCGGGCTATGTCCGCGGCGGTATTTTCGATCGTATCGAGATGATTCAAGGCGAAAACAGCTTCCGCTTTACCGACGCGCAACACGAACGCTTGGTTGATTTGGCAGCCGAAGGTGCGCCCCACTTTAAAGAAGTATCTTGGTTTACGATTCCCGAAGGTGTGGAATTCGATGCTGCCGAACCTTGGCGTTTGCAGTTGATGGTTCAACGCGTATTGAGCGTAAACGACAAAGCGTTCGTAACCGCCGATTTGGATTACGAGCTGCCTCAAGGTTACTATGTCGATGATCCGAAAGCACCGCCCGTCGAAATCAGCGCACCTGTCGAACCGGCAGCCGCTCCTGCCGCCGACCAAGCCTCAGACACCAAAGGCATAGCCGAAGAAGCCTCTGAAGCCTCTTCAAACGACGGTGCGTCCAACCAACTCTGGAAACAGGTGTGGAAAGCGAAACAGGGACAAATCGCCGTAGTCGGCATCGCCTTGACCATCCTGCTTTTGGTCTTCCTGTTCCAAGACTGGATTGTCCGCTACGAGAAATGGTACGACCGCTTCCGCCTGGTATTCCTGACATTTACCCTGTTCTATATCGGTTGGTACGCTCAGGCGCAACTGTCGGTCGTCAATACGCTGACACTGTTCTCCGCCATCCTGACCGAATTCCGTTGGGACTTCTTCCTGATGGATCCGATTGTGTTCATCCTGTGGCTGTTTACCGCCGCAACCATGCTGCTGTGGAACCGCGGTACATTCTGCGGCTGGCTCTGCCCCTTCGGTTCGCTGCAAGAGTTGACCAACCGTATCGCCAAAAAATTGGGCGTGAAACAGATTACCGTGCCGCACCTGCTGCACACGCGCCTGACTGCGATTAAATACGTCATTTTCTTCGCACTGTTGGCAATTTCCCTGTACGATTTGGGTACGGCGGAAAAATTCGCAGAGGTAGAACCCTTTAAAACGGCAATTATTTTGAAATTCGTCCGCGAATGGTGGTTTGTCGCGTTTGCCGTTACCCTTTTGGTTGCCGGCCTGTTTATCGAACGCTTCTTCTGCCGCTATCTGTGCCCATTGGGCGCGGGTATCGCCCTACCCGGCCGCTTCCGCGTATTCGACTGGCTTCGCCGCTACAAAATGTGCGGCAACCCTTGCCAAATCTGTACGCACGAATGCCCCGTTCAGGCGATTGCACCGGAAGGCGACATCCATCCGAACGAATGTATCCAGTGCCTGCACTGCCAAGTCATGTATCACCATGACACACGTTGCCCGCAAGTTGTAGCAACCAACAAGAAAAAACAAAAACAGGCGGCGGCAAAAGCCGACCCCGAAACCGCATCTGCAAAACAGCAGCCTGGGGAGCAGGTTGTGCAGTTTGTGAAAAAAGAAACCGCCCCTAAAGCCGGCGAATAA
- the nosZ gene encoding TAT-dependent nitrous-oxide reductase — MSDEKLEQNGLSRRSFLGTAAVSGAGIAGAGLLGLAGCSKEGGDKAAASGAAPAAKTESHASAEPGKQTSEVGPGELDQYYGFLSGGQSGEMRLIGVPSMRELMRIPVFNMDSATGWGRTNESLRILNEKNTPETNQFLKDSGLRCYPNGDLHHPHLSFTDQTYDGRYAYANDKANNRVCRVRLDFMKTDKITEIPNVSGVHGLRPQRYPKTGYVFANGEHIVPVSGVGTWNDAKTWNAVYTAIDGETMDIAWQVLVDGNLDNGDADYQGKYSFSTCYNSERALTVQGASSNEQDWCVVFNLAAIEEGIKKGDFKEVNGVKMLDGRAEANSPYTRYIPVPNSPHGCNASPDGKYIMLNGKLSPTVTVLDVSKLDDLFAGKIKERDVVVAEPQLGLGPLHTAFDGRGNAYTTLFIDSQMVKWNIDDAIKAYKGEKVDPIKQKLDVHYQPGHNHTTMGETKEADGKWLVSLNKFSKDRFLNAGPLKPECDQLIDISGDEMRLVHDNPTFAEPHDLCLVAASKVNPKKTWDRKDPWFWQDAVEQAKKDGVELEKAAKVIREGNKVRVYMTAVAPAYSIPQFEVNQGDEVTVYVTNVETIEDLTHGFTLEGYGIAMEIGPQATQSVTFKAVRPGVHWYYCQWFCHALHMEMSGQMIVKPR, encoded by the coding sequence ATGTCAGACGAAAAATTAGAACAAAACGGCTTAAGCCGTCGTTCATTCTTAGGTACTGCCGCCGTTTCAGGCGCAGGTATTGCCGGCGCCGGTCTGTTGGGTTTGGCGGGCTGTTCCAAAGAGGGTGGCGATAAAGCCGCCGCTTCAGGTGCTGCGCCTGCCGCCAAAACCGAGTCTCATGCCTCTGCCGAACCGGGCAAACAGACTTCCGAAGTCGGTCCGGGCGAACTCGACCAATACTACGGCTTCCTCTCCGGCGGCCAATCGGGCGAAATGCGCTTGATCGGCGTACCTTCCATGCGCGAACTGATGCGTATCCCCGTGTTCAACATGGACAGCGCGACCGGTTGGGGCCGTACCAACGAGAGCCTGCGTATTTTGAATGAAAAAAATACGCCGGAAACCAACCAGTTCCTGAAAGACAGCGGCCTGCGCTGCTACCCTAACGGCGACTTGCACCACCCTCACTTGTCGTTTACCGACCAAACTTACGACGGCCGCTACGCGTATGCCAACGACAAAGCAAACAACCGCGTTTGCCGCGTCCGCCTGGACTTCATGAAAACCGACAAAATCACCGAAATCCCTAACGTTTCCGGTGTACACGGTCTGCGTCCGCAACGTTATCCGAAAACCGGCTATGTCTTTGCCAACGGCGAACACATCGTACCGGTAAGCGGCGTGGGTACTTGGAACGACGCCAAAACTTGGAATGCCGTTTATACCGCCATTGACGGCGAAACCATGGACATCGCATGGCAAGTATTGGTGGACGGCAACTTGGACAACGGCGATGCCGACTACCAAGGCAAATACTCCTTCTCCACTTGCTACAACTCCGAACGTGCCCTGACCGTACAAGGTGCTTCTTCCAACGAGCAAGACTGGTGCGTCGTCTTCAATCTTGCCGCCATCGAAGAAGGCATCAAAAAAGGCGACTTCAAAGAAGTCAACGGCGTGAAAATGCTGGACGGCCGCGCAGAAGCCAATTCCCCTTACACCCGCTACATCCCCGTGCCGAACTCTCCGCACGGCTGTAACGCTTCCCCTGACGGTAAATACATCATGCTCAACGGTAAACTGTCTCCGACCGTTACTGTATTGGACGTCAGCAAACTGGACGATTTGTTCGCCGGCAAAATCAAAGAGCGCGACGTGGTTGTCGCCGAACCCCAACTGGGTCTCGGTCCTTTACACACCGCGTTTGACGGCCGCGGCAACGCCTACACCACGCTGTTTATCGACAGCCAAATGGTTAAATGGAACATCGACGACGCCATCAAAGCCTACAAAGGCGAAAAAGTGGATCCGATCAAACAGAAACTCGACGTCCACTACCAACCCGGCCACAACCATACGACCATGGGCGAAACCAAGGAAGCCGACGGCAAATGGCTGGTATCTTTGAACAAATTCTCCAAAGACCGCTTCCTCAACGCCGGCCCGCTGAAACCGGAATGCGACCAGTTGATCGACATTTCCGGCGACGAAATGCGCCTGGTACACGACAACCCGACCTTTGCCGAACCGCATGACCTGTGTCTGGTTGCCGCTTCCAAAGTCAACCCGAAAAAAACCTGGGACCGCAAAGACCCATGGTTCTGGCAAGACGCTGTGGAACAGGCGAAAAAAGACGGTGTCGAGCTGGAAAAAGCCGCCAAAGTCATCCGCGAGGGCAACAAAGTCCGCGTATACATGACTGCCGTTGCGCCTGCGTACAGCATCCCGCAATTCGAAGTCAACCAAGGCGACGAAGTAACCGTATATGTGACCAACGTCGAAACCATCGAAGACTTGACCCACGGCTTCACTTTGGAAGGCTACGGCATCGCCATGGAAATCGGCCCGCAAGCTACCCAATCGGTAACCTTCAAAGCCGTCCGTCCGGGCGTACACTGGTACTACTGCCAATGGTTCTGCCACGCCCTGCACATGGAAATGTCCGGTCAAATGATCGTTAAACCCCGATAA
- a CDS encoding nitrous oxide reductase family maturation protein NosD encodes MHTPQFKTWRRAVLAFMFGGMIQTTFAATIDVSPTDNLPEVIARAQAGDTLKLASGTYKTKLLIDKPITIEGPADRSAKIEGDRTGRTIAVIAPDVTLRNLTVTRSGMSLPAMDAGIYLEETAPRALIEYNNILDNSVGVYIHGSAESMVRENKIVGDSTLRVNERGNGVTVWNAPGAQVVSNDISKGRDGIFSNTSKNNTYKNNRFSNLRFAVHYMYTNDSEVSGNISVGNNMGYVLMFSDRLNVYGNIAVGSRDQGIMLNYVNYSDIHDNIINKAGKCVFAYNANYNKIVANHFENCQIGIHFTAAIEGTTLSDNAFINNESQVKYVSTRFLDWGEGGRGNYWSDNSAFDLDGDGFGDSAYRPNGIIDQIIWRAPVSRLLMNSPAISIVKWAQSQFPAILPGGVIDSKPLMKAGSNKTTTKYEAMKEQLLQEAKTHQSEWSDAENGSLN; translated from the coding sequence ATGCACACACCCCAATTCAAAACATGGCGACGCGCTGTCCTGGCATTTATGTTCGGCGGCATGATTCAGACGACCTTTGCAGCCACCATCGACGTTTCCCCTACCGACAACCTCCCCGAAGTCATCGCGCGCGCGCAGGCAGGCGATACGCTCAAGCTCGCCTCCGGTACTTACAAAACTAAACTGCTTATCGACAAACCCATCACCATCGAAGGCCCTGCCGACCGCTCCGCCAAAATCGAAGGCGACCGCACCGGCCGCACCATTGCCGTCATCGCCCCCGACGTTACCCTGCGCAACCTCACCGTCACCCGTTCCGGTATGAGCCTGCCCGCCATGGATGCCGGCATCTACCTCGAAGAAACCGCCCCCCGCGCCTTAATCGAATACAACAACATCCTCGACAACTCCGTCGGCGTGTATATCCACGGCTCTGCCGAATCCATGGTGCGCGAGAACAAAATCGTCGGCGACTCCACCCTGCGCGTCAACGAACGCGGCAACGGCGTAACCGTCTGGAACGCCCCCGGCGCGCAAGTCGTCAGCAACGACATTTCCAAAGGCCGCGACGGCATTTTCTCCAACACCAGCAAAAACAACACCTATAAAAACAACCGCTTCAGCAACCTGCGTTTCGCCGTCCACTACATGTACACCAACGACAGCGAAGTCAGCGGCAACATTTCCGTCGGCAATAACATGGGCTACGTTTTGATGTTTTCCGACCGCCTCAACGTATACGGCAACATCGCCGTCGGCAGCCGCGACCAAGGCATCATGCTCAACTACGTCAACTATTCCGACATCCACGACAACATCATCAACAAAGCCGGCAAATGCGTTTTCGCCTACAACGCCAACTACAACAAAATCGTCGCCAACCATTTTGAAAACTGCCAAATCGGCATCCACTTCACCGCCGCCATCGAAGGCACCACCCTTTCCGACAACGCCTTCATCAACAACGAAAGCCAAGTCAAATACGTCAGCACACGTTTTCTTGACTGGGGCGAAGGCGGACGCGGCAACTACTGGAGCGACAACAGCGCGTTCGACCTCGACGGCGACGGCTTCGGCGACAGCGCGTACCGCCCCAACGGCATCATTGACCAAATCATCTGGCGCGCGCCCGTTTCCCGCCTCCTGATGAACAGCCCCGCCATCAGCATCGTCAAATGGGCGCAATCGCAATTCCCCGCCATCCTTCCCGGCGGCGTGATCGACAGCAAACCGCTGATGAAGGCGGGTAGCAACAAAACCACCACCAAATACGAAGCCATGAAAGAACAACTGTTGCAAGAAGCCAAAACCCATCAGTCCGAATGGAGCGATGCCGAAAACGGCTCATTGAACTAA
- a CDS encoding ABC transporter ATP-binding protein — MSAHHVELRNVTKRFGAQKAVNQVDLVLKAGESVGLAGHNGAGKSTLIKLILGLITPTEGEVMLLGERTGSKAGAQLRSQIGYLPETVALHPSLSGIETLNFYAKLKKQPLTKNHELLERVGISQAARRRVGTYSKGMRQRLALAQALLGEPKVLLFDEPTTGLDPASRQMFYEVVRELNGRGATVLLSTHALAELDGHADRIVVMKNGVKVADGSMDELHVQSGLPLTVNIRLKSPRPLSERWQPLSDDLSYQAQCQAEERMALLSELGNLSDLAYLDIHTPTLDDMYAQFLKREDV, encoded by the coding sequence ATGAGCGCACACCATGTCGAATTGAGAAACGTAACCAAACGCTTCGGCGCACAAAAAGCCGTCAACCAAGTCGATTTAGTCTTGAAGGCGGGCGAAAGTGTCGGTCTTGCCGGACACAACGGCGCAGGCAAGTCCACGCTCATCAAACTGATACTCGGGCTGATTACCCCCACCGAGGGCGAAGTCATGCTGCTGGGCGAGCGCACCGGCAGCAAAGCGGGCGCGCAGTTGCGCAGCCAAATCGGCTATCTGCCCGAAACCGTCGCCCTGCACCCTTCCCTCAGCGGCATCGAAACCCTCAATTTCTACGCCAAACTCAAAAAACAGCCGCTCACCAAAAACCACGAACTCCTCGAACGCGTCGGCATTTCCCAAGCCGCCCGCCGCCGCGTCGGCACCTACTCCAAAGGCATGCGCCAACGCCTCGCCCTCGCCCAAGCGCTGCTGGGCGAACCCAAAGTATTGCTGTTTGACGAGCCCACCACAGGCCTCGACCCCGCCTCGCGCCAAATGTTTTACGAAGTCGTGCGCGAACTCAACGGACGCGGCGCCACCGTCCTCCTCAGTACCCACGCCCTCGCCGAACTCGACGGCCACGCCGACCGCATCGTCGTCATGAAAAACGGTGTCAAAGTCGCCGACGGCAGCATGGACGAGCTGCACGTCCAAAGCGGACTCCCCCTCACCGTCAACATCCGCCTCAAATCCCCGCGTCCGTTAAGCGAACGCTGGCAGCCGCTTTCAGACGACCTCAGCTATCAGGCGCAATGTCAGGCTGAAGAACGCATGGCATTACTCAGCGAACTGGGCAACCTGTCCGACCTCGCCTACCTCGACATCCACACACCCACACTCGACGACATGTACGCACAATTCTTAAAAAGGGAGGACGTATGA
- a CDS encoding ABC transporter permease, with protein sequence MNPVWIITGKEVRDSLRNRWVLAASVLLAALALSLGFLGSSPTGSVKVDPLTVTVVSLSSLSIFLIPLIAMLLSYDSLIGEIERGTMALLLSYPVSRNQILAGKFIGHLIILALATTAGYGIAGITLQLANGSFDIAAWKPFALLIAASVILGAAFLSMGYLISAKVKERGTAAGIAIGVWLFFVVIFDMALLGILVADTQQTITAPVVETVLLFNPTDIYRLLNLTGYENTAMYAGMAGLSEQISLTMPVLLTAQILWVIIPLILAARIFGKRQI encoded by the coding sequence ATGAACCCCGTTTGGATTATCACCGGAAAAGAAGTCCGCGACAGCCTGCGCAACCGCTGGGTACTCGCCGCCTCCGTCCTGCTCGCCGCCCTCGCCCTCTCATTGGGCTTCCTCGGCAGCTCGCCGACAGGCTCGGTTAAAGTCGATCCGCTGACCGTAACCGTCGTCAGCCTCTCCAGCCTGTCCATCTTCCTGATCCCGCTCATCGCCATGCTCCTCTCCTACGATTCCCTCATCGGCGAAATCGAACGCGGCACTATGGCGCTGCTGTTGAGCTACCCCGTTTCCCGCAACCAAATCCTTGCCGGAAAATTCATCGGACACCTCATCATCCTCGCCCTTGCCACCACCGCAGGCTACGGAATCGCGGGCATCACGCTCCAACTCGCCAACGGCAGCTTCGACATCGCCGCGTGGAAACCCTTTGCCCTGCTGATTGCCGCCAGCGTCATTTTGGGCGCCGCATTCCTGTCCATGGGCTACCTCATCAGCGCGAAAGTGAAAGAACGCGGCACCGCCGCCGGTATCGCCATCGGCGTTTGGCTGTTTTTCGTCGTCATCTTCGACATGGCGCTTTTGGGCATCCTCGTCGCCGATACCCAGCAAACAATCACCGCACCCGTCGTCGAAACCGTCCTCCTTTTCAACCCCACCGACATCTACCGCCTGCTCAACCTGACCGGTTACGAGAACACCGCCATGTACGCAGGCATGGCAGGTTTGAGCGAACAAATCAGCCTGACCATGCCCGTATTGCTGACCGCGCAGATATTATGGGTTATTATTCCCCTTATCTTGGCAGCAAGAATTTTTGGAAAGCGACAAATATGA
- a CDS encoding nitrous oxide reductase accessory protein NosL, translating into MKKILPALLAALLLSACPKEDDTPPPEPQQISDRAVGHYCSMNLTEHNGPKAQIYLNGKPDRPVWFSTIKQMFGYTKLPEEPKGIHVIYVTDMGKVKDWSKPNADTAWIDGKKAYYVIESGFIGGMGAEDALPFADKAQAEKFAKEKGGRVVSFDEMPDSYIFK; encoded by the coding sequence ATGAAAAAGATTTTACCTGCGCTCCTCGCCGCCCTGCTCCTGAGTGCCTGTCCCAAAGAGGATGACACCCCGCCGCCTGAGCCTCAGCAAATCAGCGACCGCGCCGTGGGGCACTATTGCAGCATGAACCTGACCGAACACAACGGCCCCAAAGCCCAAATCTACCTCAACGGCAAACCCGACCGCCCCGTTTGGTTCTCGACCATCAAGCAGATGTTCGGCTACACCAAGCTGCCCGAAGAGCCTAAAGGCATCCACGTCATCTACGTTACCGACATGGGCAAAGTCAAAGACTGGAGCAAACCCAATGCCGACACCGCATGGATAGACGGCAAGAAAGCCTATTACGTCATAGAAAGCGGCTTCATCGGCGGCATGGGTGCGGAAGACGCCCTCCCCTTCGCCGACAAAGCCCAAGCAGAGAAATTTGCCAAAGAAAAAGGCGGCCGCGTCGTCAGCTTCGACGAAATGCCCGATTCCTACATCTTCAAATAA